The Saccharopolyspora gloriosae genome window below encodes:
- a CDS encoding nitrate- and nitrite sensing domain-containing protein has product MSTTDPDNITKPPGELQSTSERSIRSSLTLAVTIPWIVVLVLWLVWCASFITDGVYTRLIASGVRQVSLPAVTALDAVQTERQLSQELLANGAGGDQTALQQQQARTDAAVGDLNQTIESALSSAPAEIALPVEQLTTELGKLPQIRSRLAAGQISSPELTDYYNNVFTIATELFDVQSRIVPDTDASQGGIAATALFRSTDLMSRESALISTALTTGQLSADQHLQLIQQNGSYHTELEKNVSYLKPAVRERYERMVASPEWAQLVIAENKLLQQGEWADPGEAGVSLAEWRRLTDAVGGELTALTRDQADQVSTEAVANGDNAITTAVAGAIAAGLFALGFFFWTRRRYRSVIDGSLLPRLQRLSAEARELAEKTLPSMMTRVRAGDRVEVDSTALQGYGNDEIGQVADAFRAFQQEALQAAINEADTQQGALTFYIGQTRRVQSALGPLPQRLDALLQNEEDPDRLGALFALDESVTQARHVVENQLVLCGAAPGRRWSRPRDLTEILRASAAETKHHDRLRLGHVPSVGVTPSVIGDMLRMFAELFANAASFSPPGTDVHVEAVSVGSGLVVQISDRGVGMTPEARNSANETMKAPPGFAALVRLGDRGEQLGLFTVAQLAERNEWVVEFGTSIYQGVRAEIFIPQAHLVTEDDEERRDSWSGDVPVAKAAAPAQPLPTRVPSAAGSTAVAEPVVREEPKADAAPRPSAEGKDMDRPPLPQRVPYADLPAGFGEDEPTDRQSKPEFAPGLMTFFNADRKSRDDSGDKPNSDDDVQ; this is encoded by the coding sequence GTGAGCACAACAGATCCCGACAACATCACCAAGCCACCTGGTGAACTTCAGAGCACGTCGGAAAGATCGATCCGATCCAGCCTGACCCTGGCGGTCACGATCCCCTGGATCGTCGTGCTGGTGCTGTGGCTCGTCTGGTGCGCGTCGTTCATCACCGACGGTGTCTACACGCGACTGATCGCATCCGGCGTGCGCCAGGTCTCCCTGCCCGCCGTCACGGCGCTGGACGCGGTCCAGACCGAACGCCAGCTCAGCCAGGAACTGCTGGCCAACGGCGCCGGCGGGGACCAGACCGCGCTGCAGCAGCAGCAGGCCCGGACCGACGCCGCGGTCGGCGACCTGAACCAGACGATCGAGTCGGCGCTGAGCTCCGCGCCCGCCGAGATCGCCCTGCCGGTCGAACAGCTGACCACCGAACTCGGCAAGCTCCCGCAGATCCGCTCCCGGCTGGCCGCGGGGCAGATCTCGTCCCCCGAGCTCACCGACTACTACAACAACGTCTTCACGATCGCGACCGAGCTGTTCGACGTCCAGTCCCGGATCGTGCCGGACACCGACGCCTCCCAGGGCGGTATCGCCGCGACCGCGCTGTTCCGCTCCACCGACTTGATGTCGCGGGAATCGGCGCTGATCTCCACGGCGCTCACCACCGGTCAGCTCTCCGCGGACCAGCACCTGCAGCTGATCCAGCAGAACGGGTCGTACCACACCGAGCTGGAGAAGAACGTCTCCTACCTCAAGCCCGCGGTGCGCGAGCGCTACGAGCGGATGGTGGCCTCCCCCGAGTGGGCGCAGCTGGTCATCGCGGAGAACAAGCTGCTGCAGCAGGGCGAATGGGCGGACCCGGGTGAAGCGGGCGTGTCGCTGGCGGAGTGGCGGCGCCTCACCGACGCCGTCGGCGGCGAACTCACCGCGCTCACCCGGGACCAGGCCGACCAGGTCTCCACCGAGGCCGTGGCCAACGGTGACAACGCCATCACCACCGCCGTCGCCGGTGCGATCGCGGCCGGTCTGTTCGCGCTGGGCTTCTTCTTCTGGACGCGCCGCCGGTACCGCTCGGTCATCGACGGCTCGCTGCTGCCCCGTCTGCAGCGACTCAGCGCGGAAGCCCGCGAACTCGCCGAGAAGACCCTGCCGTCGATGATGACGAGGGTGCGGGCCGGCGACCGGGTCGAGGTCGACTCGACCGCGCTGCAGGGCTACGGCAACGACGAGATCGGTCAGGTCGCCGACGCGTTCCGCGCGTTCCAGCAGGAAGCGCTGCAGGCGGCGATCAACGAGGCCGACACCCAGCAGGGCGCCCTCACCTTCTACATCGGACAGACCCGCCGCGTGCAGTCCGCGCTCGGGCCGCTGCCGCAGCGGCTCGACGCGCTGCTGCAGAACGAGGAGGACCCGGACCGCCTCGGCGCGCTGTTCGCGCTCGACGAGTCCGTCACCCAGGCGCGGCACGTGGTGGAGAACCAGCTCGTGCTCTGCGGCGCAGCCCCCGGCCGCCGCTGGAGCAGGCCGCGCGACCTCACCGAGATCCTGCGCGCCTCCGCCGCCGAGACCAAGCACCACGACCGGCTGCGGCTGGGCCACGTGCCCAGCGTGGGCGTGACCCCGTCGGTGATCGGCGACATGCTGCGCATGTTCGCCGAGCTGTTCGCCAACGCCGCCTCGTTCTCGCCGCCCGGCACGGACGTGCACGTGGAGGCCGTGTCCGTGGGCAGCGGGCTGGTCGTGCAGATCTCCGACCGCGGCGTCGGCATGACCCCGGAGGCGCGCAACAGCGCCAACGAGACGATGAAGGCCCCGCCCGGATTCGCCGCGCTGGTGCGGCTCGGTGACCGCGGTGAGCAGCTCGGCCTGTTCACCGTCGCCCAGCTGGCCGAGCGCAACGAGTGGGTCGTCGAGTTCGGCACCTCGATCTACCAGGGCGTGCGGGCCGAGATCTTCATCCCGCAGGCGCACCTGGTCACCGAGGACGACGAGGAACGCCGCGACTCGTGGAGCGGCGACGTGCCGGTGGCGAAGGCCGCCGCACCCGCGCAGCCGCTGCCGACCAGGGTGCCCTCGGCGGCCGGCAGCACCGCGGTGGCGGAACCGGTCGTGCGCGAGGAGCCGAAGGCCGACGCAGCGCCGCGCCCGAGCGCGGAAGGGAAGGACATGGACCGACCTCCGCTACCGCAGCGGGTTCCCTACGCCGATCTGCCTGCCGGGTTCGGCGAGGACGAGCCGACCGACCGGCAGAGCAAGCCGGAGTTCGCGCCGGGATTGATGACTTTCTTCAACGCCGACAGGAAGTCGCGCGACGACTCCGGCGACAAGCCCAATTCCGACGACGACGTGCAGTGA
- a CDS encoding roadblock/LC7 domain-containing protein translates to MNDVMNSRKPDLDLAWLLDQMLDNVPDTLHALVLTHDGLPAAFSKNLDQDRADKISAACGTLRATSKALSHELEGGDIDMNLLATESQSMYVLAVDPRNSVLVVAGRSVDAEQLQYEMRRLIKNVGERLGKGARNPVGAEKH, encoded by the coding sequence GTGAACGACGTGATGAACTCCAGGAAGCCGGACCTCGACCTGGCCTGGCTCCTCGACCAGATGCTGGACAACGTGCCCGACACGTTGCACGCCCTGGTGCTGACCCACGATGGTCTGCCCGCCGCGTTCTCGAAGAACCTCGACCAGGACCGGGCGGACAAGATCTCGGCCGCCTGCGGCACGCTGCGCGCCACGAGCAAGGCGCTCAGCCACGAGCTGGAGGGCGGGGACATCGACATGAACCTGCTCGCCACCGAGAGCCAGTCCATGTACGTGCTGGCCGTGGACCCGCGCAACTCCGTGCTGGTCGTCGCGGGCCGCAGCGTCGACGCCGAGCAGCTGCAGTACGAGATGCGGCGTCTGATCAAGAACGTGGGTGAGCGGCTCGGCAAGGGCGCGCGCAACCCGGTCGGTGCGGAGAAGCATTGA
- a CDS encoding DUF742 domain-containing protein, whose translation MTAPDSDAWYDDDAGRMVRSYALTGGRTPDAALNLDRATQVVATLADSGRGAAETPEHEAILQRCGAPQSIAELSASLKLPLGVIRVLCSDLLEHGSLARSRMVQPRDRDILEAVLAGLNRL comes from the coding sequence TTGACCGCGCCCGACTCCGACGCGTGGTACGACGACGACGCCGGCCGGATGGTGCGCTCGTACGCGCTGACCGGCGGCCGTACCCCGGACGCGGCCCTCAACCTTGACCGGGCGACCCAGGTCGTCGCGACGCTCGCCGACTCCGGACGCGGAGCGGCGGAGACGCCCGAACACGAGGCGATCCTGCAACGGTGCGGAGCGCCGCAATCCATCGCGGAACTGTCCGCCTCGTTGAAGCTCCCCCTGGGCGTCATCCGGGTGCTCTGTTCCGACCTGCTCGAACACGGATCACTGGCGCGTTCCCGCATGGTGCAACCGCGCGATCGAGACATTTTGGAGGCAGTGCTTGCCGGACTCAACAGGCTCTGA
- a CDS encoding GTP-binding protein yields the protein MPDSVKLVVAGGFAVGKTTFIGSVSEITPLSTEEEMTEASVGVDDLTGMEMKRTTTVALDFGRITISQEIVLYLFGTPGQARFGSLWTELSTGAIGAVVLLDTRRLAMGFPSIDFFERRGIPFVVAVNCFDDTEFSYTEEEVRAASAMGPDTPIMFCDARDRESSKKVLVTLVKHALLQRDLAAAGG from the coding sequence ATGCCCGATTCGGTGAAGCTGGTCGTCGCGGGCGGGTTCGCCGTGGGCAAGACGACCTTCATCGGATCGGTCAGCGAGATCACGCCGCTGAGCACCGAAGAGGAAATGACCGAGGCGAGCGTCGGCGTCGACGACCTCACCGGTATGGAGATGAAGCGGACCACCACGGTGGCGCTGGACTTCGGGCGCATCACGATCTCGCAGGAGATCGTGCTGTACCTGTTCGGCACCCCGGGCCAGGCCCGGTTCGGTTCGCTGTGGACGGAGCTGTCCACCGGCGCCATCGGCGCGGTGGTGCTGCTGGACACCCGTCGACTGGCGATGGGCTTCCCGTCCATCGACTTCTTCGAACGGCGCGGAATCCCGTTCGTCGTCGCGGTGAACTGCTTCGACGACACGGAGTTCAGCTACACCGAGGAGGAGGTCCGCGCCGCATCGGCGATGGGTCCCGACACCCCGATCATGTTCTGCGACGCGCGGGACCGGGAATCCAGCAAGAAGGTGCTCGTCACGCTCGTGAAGCACGCGCTGCTGCAGCGGGACCTCGCCGCCGCGGGCGGCTGA